From the Octopus sinensis linkage group LG28, ASM634580v1, whole genome shotgun sequence genome, one window contains:
- the LOC115225877 gene encoding transmembrane protein 98-like — MESLNTVVALAIGILAAITIAAVVALVVVCKNCHCRHVDLITMMHKESSPSVQLLRTLGSGGGGDQMDPEANTVELDDIDFLNTKLEEVLRDEHYIEDATGLVPHCIAILKTCHYLTNKLVAMAMSSSQQIHTVESMNDIVAVTKRICPRVDDVVRSMYPPLDPRLLEARCTALVLSLNHLVCVVKNAYSLAGTLDWTDQSLADVEDHLKVLKEASVCFDMNCCLPSVSSTEENHNTLQQPIILPIQVKDESSQV, encoded by the exons ATGGAGAGTTTAAATACAGTGGTAGCACTAGCCATTGGTATTCTAGCCGCAATCACCATTGCAGCGGTTGTTGCGTTGGTAGTGGTTTGTAAAAACTGCCACTGCAGACACGTTGATCTCATTACCATGATGCACAAAGAAAGCag CCCCAGTGTCCAGCTACTTCGGACATtgggcagtggcggtggtggtgatcagATGGATCCAGAAGCCAACACGGTAGAACTGGATGACATTGATTTTCTCAATACTAAGCTGGAGGAGGTTCTACGAGACGAGCACTATATTGAAGATGCTAC TGGTTTGGTGCCTCATTGCATTGCCATACTGAAGACGTGTCATTACCTCACAAACAAACTGGTTGCCATGGCAATGAGCAGCTCCCAGCAGATTCACACTGTAGAATCGATGAATGACATAGTGGCTGTGACAAAACGGATTTGCCCACGGGTCGATGATGTTGTTCGTTCCATGTACCCACCACTTGATCCCCGTCTACTTGAAGCCAG GTGTACAGCCCTTGTATTATCCCTGAATCACCTTGTCTGTGTCGTGAAGAATGCCTACAGCTTGGCCGGAACCCTTGATTGGACTGATCAGTCCTTAGCTGATGTTGAGGACCATTTGAAG GTGCTGAAAGAAGCAAGTGTCTGCTTCGACATGAACTGCTGTCTCCCTTCAGTGTCTTCTACAGAGGAGAACCACAATACTCTACAGCAACCCATCATACTGCCTATACAGGTCAAAGATGAATCTTCACAAGTTTAG